CTGCGGATAGTAGTCTCCATCTTCATACTCAAGATGACAACCAACTCTTGGTCTTTCTGTACGCTATCTCCAGGAGCAACATGCACTTTCGCAATAGCACAAGGCATTGGTGCGATAACACTGTGTTTGTCTTCTTTGATACCAAGAGCTTTGGCTAGCCACTCTGGCTTGGGTTGTTGTAAAGTGTATTGAGTTCCGTCCTGGAAAACATTGACGGTATGTGTTTCGGGATCGATAACTACTGTGTTGTTGAACTGTGCGTAGTCTTCGAACTCAATGCGAAGTGCTTTAGATTCCGGATCGTATCTAGCAAGGGAGACCTTCGTTTGAGGACCACCATCTTGTGAATATAGGAACTGAGTATCATCGATTTGCTGAATGTCGATTCTGACATTTGGGCTTTCGGGGTCTGCACGGTGATCCCGGAACTCAATGGCACGCGATAGTCCTCCTCTGCTTGGAGACATAGAAAATGGACCTTGAGCAGAAGTCTCTGATAAGAGTGTGGCAACTGCTGCTTGTGCATAAACTGCAGATGGTGTTTCCTTGATCTGGAGCAAATGATCTCTATTCTTGGGGATAAACCCAGTCTCGAGTCCATCAGGATTATTAGACCCAAATTGGGTGCTGCCGACGATTCTCCTCAAGAATTCAATATTCGTAGTAGGTCCAACAACTTCAAGCTCGCCAAGTGCCATGTACATTTTAGCCAATGCCTCTTCACGGTCTTTGCCATGAACGATAAGTTTTCCGATCATTGGGTCATAAAGAGCAGAGATATCTGATCCTTCTTTAAAAGTAAAGTCGATTCTAGGTGATCCTGTAGATGGCAGAGACATGTGAACAATCTTTCCACTGGATGGAAGAAATTCCTTGAAAGGATCTTCACAGTAGATTCTAGCCTCAAATGAGTGTCCACTCAGCTGTACCTCTTCCTGCTTTTTCGGAAGTGGGAATCCAGCGGCAATCAGCAGTTGCCACTCAACAAGGTCCTCTCCACATACCATTTCGGTAACAGGGTGTTCGACCTGGAGTCGAGTGTTCATCTCcataaaataaaacttATTGGTGTCATtgtcaaaaataaactccACAGTGCCAGCACCTTCATATGCTACTGCCTTGGCGGCTAGTCTAGCTTTTTCCCACAATGATTGTCTAATTTCCTCACTGAttcctggtgctggtgacTCTTCAAGTACTTTCTGATGACGTCTTTGAACACTACAATCACGTTCTCCAAGGGCAACTGTATTGCCATACTTGTCAGCAAACACTTGCACTTCGATATGACGAGGAGTTGTGATATACTTTTCAATCAAAACATTGTCATCGCCAAATGATGATTTAGCTTCGGATTTGGCAGAATTGAGTTGTTGGTCGAATTCCTCAGCTGACTGGACGATTCTCATGCCTttaccacctccaccaagAACGGCCTTGATCAGAACCGGGTACCCGATTTCACctgctttttctttcaagaATTGAGGATCCTGATTCGATCCATGGTATCCAGGAACGCAAGGTACTCCCGCTGCTTCCATTATTTCCTTCGATTTATCCTTAGCTCCCATTGCTTCAATTGCACCCTGTGGAGGGCCAACGAATACGAGTCCTTCTTCTCGAACCCGTTTGGCAAATTGTGCATTTTCCGATAAGAACCCATATCCAGGGTGAATTGAATCACAACCATTCTTCTTAGCAGTCTGTACTACTCTTTCGATATCGATATACCCACTGGTCTCACTTCCCAGAGAGAGGTTGATTGGCGTGCTGATGGAACTAGGCAAGTCACGATCAGGACCTGTATACACAGAGCTGGTTTTAATACCCAGTCTAGATGCTGTTCTGTGTACTCTATGTACAATTTCACCTCTATTGGCCACACATAGTGATTTTAAAGGCTTTGGTATAATGTTTgttgtgtttttttgtgaACCGGATGTTGAAAAGAGTCGAGCGCTTCGGCGACTGACTGCCACTTTCACGCCATTACTTGTCAGACGATTCATAACTTTGATATTCTTAACTGTCTAAGGACAATacctttttcaaattctgTTAAGTCTTGTCGCGTCGTTTGTCTAGTGTTTGATCTTAACCTTCGTCCTTTTATAATATCAATAAGTCTGTGTTCGGCGCAAACTCGGTAGGGCCCAGATTTACACCAAATGTGGGGTAAGTGGGGCATACCTGCACCCCTGAGCGCGAACATAGGAACCATGGCCGAGCTATTTCCGGTACCGTTTACCGTTGTATACAACTGTTTATCAATATTCCGTTCTGGAGGGTTTATTATTGGCTGTTTTTTCTTATGAATATTgcttttcttctggtttTTTCGCGGATGAtatttgttctttctgTGTATACCGGCTATCGGCGGGCTCGCTAATAGGCGGTTGTTCCGCCATTCAGCATAAATTTATAAGTGGCTCTCGCTGGGTTATGCTCAGCTCTTATGTTGCCGGCCATCGGTTTTGTGTGGTTCTTGgcggtttttttttttttttttgatagaTATTCAATCCTTTAAAGCaatttaataatatcacTCTCATGCCCATAAAATGAGTAGCTTACATATGCGGAATATACACGACGTACAAATGACATACAGCCTTTAGCTATGTT
The Sugiyamaella lignohabitans strain CBS 10342 chromosome A, complete sequence genome window above contains:
- the DUR1,2 gene encoding bifunctional urea carboxylase/allophanate hydrolase (Urea amidolyase; contains both urea carboxylase and allophanate hydrolase activities, degrades urea to CO2 and NH3; expression sensitive to nitrogen catabolite repression and induced by allophanate, an intermediate in allantoin degradation; protein abundance increases in response to DNA replication stress; GO_component: GO:0005737 - cytoplasm [Evidence IDA] [PMID 14562095]; GO_component: GO:0005737 - cytoplasm [Evidence IDA] [PMID 22842922]; GO_function: GO:0005524 - ATP binding [Evidence IEA,IEA]; GO_function: GO:0004039 - allophanate hydrolase activity [Evidence IEA]; GO_function: GO:0004039 - allophanate hydrolase activity [Evidence IMP] [PMID 6105114]; GO_function: GO:0004075 - biotin carboxylase activity [Evidence IEA]; GO_function: GO:0016884 - carbon-nitrogen ligase activity, with glutamine as amido-N-donor [Evidence IEA]; GO_function: GO:0003824 - catalytic activity [Evidence IEA,IEA]; GO_function: GO:0016787 - hydrolase activity [Evidence IEA]; GO_function: GO:0016874 - ligase activity [Evidence IEA,IEA]; GO_function: GO:0046872 - metal ion binding [Evidence IEA]; GO_function: GO:0000166 - nucleotide binding [Evidence IEA]; GO_function: GO:0003755 - peptidyl-prolyl cis-trans isomerase activity [Evidence IEA]; GO_function: GO:0004847 - urea carboxylase activity [Evidence IEA]; GO_function: GO:0004847 - urea carboxylase activity [Evidence IMP] [PMID 6105114]; GO_process: GO:0000256 - allantoin catabolic process [Evidence TAS] [PMID 1938916]; GO_process: GO:0006525 - arginine metabolic process [Evidence IEA]; GO_process: GO:0008152 - metabolic process [Evidence IEA,IEA]; GO_process: GO:0006457 - protein folding [Evidence IEA]; GO_process: GO:0000413 - protein peptidyl-prolyl isomerization [Evidence IEA]; GO_process: GO:0043419 - urea catabolic process [Evidence IEA]; GO_process: GO:0043419 - urea catabolic process [Evidence IMP] [PMID 6105114]) encodes the protein MNRLTSNGVKVAVSRRSARLFSTSGSQKNTTNIIPKPLKSLCVANRGEIVHRVHRTASRLGIKTSSVYTGPDRDLPSSISTPINLSLGSETSGYIDIERVVQTAKKNGCDSIHPGYGFLSENAQFAKRVREEGLVFVGPPQGAIEAMGAKDKSKEIMEAAGVPCVPGYHGSNQDPQFLKEKAGEIGYPVLIKAVLGGGGKGMRIVQSAEEFDQQLNSAKSEAKSSFGDDNVLIEKYITTPRHIEVQVFADKYGNTVALGERDCSVQRRHQKVLEESPAPGISEEIRQSLWEKARLAAKAVAYEGAGTVEFIFDNDTNKFYFMEMNTRLQVEHPVTEMVCGEDLVEWQLLIAAGFPLPKKQEEVQLSGHSFEARIYCEDPFKEFLPSSGKIVHMSLPSTGSPRIDFTFKEGSDISALYDPMIGKLIVHGKDREEALAKMYMALGELEVVGPTTNIEFLRRIVGSTQFGSNNPDGLETGFIPKNRDHLLQIKETPSAVYAQAAVATLLSETSAQGPFSMSPSRGGLSRAIEFRDHRADPESPNVRIDIQQIDDTQFLYSQDGGPQTKVSLARYDPESKALRIEFEDYAQFNNTVVIDPETHTVNVFQDGTQYTLQQPKPEWLAKALGIKEDKHSVIAPMPCAIAKVHVAPGDSVQKDQELVVILSMKMETTIRSPRDGVIKSVTHGVGDIVKQGVALIEFED